The following is a genomic window from Deltaproteobacteria bacterium RIFCSPHIGHO2_02_FULL_44_16.
GATGATAATAAATTTTTGTATCAAGTTTTTTTCCTGTAAACCGAACTTTGTTAGCATTCATGGCAATAACAAAATGACCTGTATCAGCATTCGGACTAAAACGAGGATTATCTTTGCCGCGTAAAAGTTTAGCAATTTTGGATGCTGCGCGACCTAAAACTTGGCCGTCAAGATCTACCAGAATCCACGTGCGTTCAACAGTGAGAGCTGTACCTAAAAAGCTTTTTTGGGGTCTTGGCATAGAAAAAACCTACTCCTCATTCATAAAAAAGTTGCTGGAACCTAGTATAAAAAAGAGAGGGAAGTCAAGCTCTTTGGAAGGCTTTTTTCTTCATCTTTTGAAGGGTTTCGACTAATTTCTCCTTTAGGTATTCGGCTTCCTTTTCTGTCGATTCCCGAGAAAAGCTTATACGTAGGGTTCCAGAAGCCTGTGAGGGAGAATGCCCTAAAGCCACAAGCACACGCGAAGGCTCAAGAGATCCAGTACTACAAGCAGATCCGGTAGAAACACAAATACCATGTTCACTGAGCATGAGGACAAGAGCTTCTGCTTCTCTTCCCGAAAACGTCATGCTCGATGTGTTTGGAACGCGCTTTTCTTCCCCACCATTGATCAGAACATCGGAAATATCTTTTTTAATTTGGGATTCGAAATGATCACGCAAGCGACGAACACGATCCATCTGTGAAAGATGTGACAAAGCGAGCTCCGCTGCTTTTGAAAAACCGATAATCGATGCTACATTTTCAGTTCCAGCTCTACGCCCCATTTCTTGGGTTCCTCCAGAAAAAAGAGGAGTAAACTTTGTTCCCCGACGAACATACAGAGCGCCAACACCCTTTGGTCCATGGATCTTATGAGCGGAAAGCGAAAGCGAGGTCAGAGGAAGTGAGGAGACATCGAGAGGAATTTTTCCCGCTGTTTGAACGCCATCCACATGCAAAGGAATGTGATGCTGTTCACAGAGCGGAGCAATGGTTTCGATAGGGAAAAGAACTCCCGTCTCATTATTCGCCCACATTATAGATACTAAAGCGACTTGAGCTGTAAGAGATGCTTTGAAGGCTTCAAGATTGAGAGCGCCAGATTTCTTAACCGGAATAAGAATGAGTTCATATCCTTTTTGTTGCAGCTCATGACACACACCATACACAGAAGAATGTTCCACGGCAGAGATCACAATACGTTTTTTATGTGGATTCAAATGAAGCGCTGAATGAACCGCCGTGAAATTACTTTCGGATCCAGAACTTGTAAAAAGAATTTCGCTTGGACGACGCGCACCAATAAGTTGCGCAACCTGTGCTCGAGCTTTTTCAATATGGGAGACAATCTGATGACCAAAGGAATAGAGACTGGAAGGGTTTCCCCACATCTCCGTATAAAAGGGGAGCATCGCTTCGATTACTTGAGGATCTGGACGAGTCGTTGCATTGTTGTCAAAATAAATGACCATAGACAAGTGACCATAGACCATGGACTAAAGTCGAAGGTCAATCTTGAAAAAGTCTCT
Proteins encoded in this region:
- a CDS encoding 50S ribosomal protein L13, whose protein sequence is MPRPQKSFLGTALTVERTWILVDLDGQVLGRAASKIAKLLRGKDNPRFSPNADTGHFVIAMNANKVRFTGKKLDTKIYYHHTGYPGGMKEQTARERLQKDSEKLVLDTVWGMLPKNFLSRKILTKLKVYPGETHPHQAQKFEKVTL